The genomic window ttcattatttaatgcACAAACGAGAAAAATTATCGCTCCATAATTTGCAATGTTCACAAAGCTTATAAATAACTTCTAGAACCAAATTCAAAAAACCGCATTATGATCATCCAtcttactttagaaattttcgCGGTAAAATGATAAATTCCTTCGTCTATCAATGATATCGgcataatgaattaaaatagaCAAATTTTAATGGAACCTTATTTTTAAATGAGATTTTAACAAGCCAAAGGATTTTTGTAACTGTACCTAAAAGTACCTAGGTACAGTGTTTTTTCATGACAGAGCAAAACTTTACACTATTAAAACCTAAAtctaaaccttttttaatttttaaatatatacctacaaatcttgatttttgaataatgtAGCAACGAAAAGTTGCACGATTCACGCACAAAAGcattcaatcaaatatttaagcACGCACTCGGCAATCCGAAAAGTTTGAATTACAGGCACTGGTATTTGTATATGGAATGAAAGTTATTAAGAACAAGAACAAATAGAAGTTTAATGTGAACTCCAATCACCTTCCATTCGCCACCTAGTGAATGCATAACTTAATTTTTCATGAGCCATATAACTACAAGCATTACCTAAAATATCAGTTTCATTAGTTCCACCGCCATTTTGTTCGTTAACACCATTTGATGatgataaaatatgatataaaaaatcaatatatcgCGCAgctaattttaatgtttgtattttcgataatttatcaGATGGTAAAGTCGGTATAATTTTCCGTAAACTTGCAAAAGCTTCATTTAAACTTTGTGTACGTTGTCGTTCACGCACATTTGCAATAACACGTTGCGTTTGTAAATCTTCAAAGGTTTGTGGTGATTTTCGACGTGATTTCGTACCACGCGCTGTTGTTGTCGTACACGACGAAGTTGAACTATCTTCGTCTGACtcgaatgaaatattttttcgtttacgTCCACCAGGACCACCTGGTTTTTGTGACGTTTTCtgtatgttattattgcatACAATTTCATTTGTATCCATTTGTACGTATTCCTGTTTTATGTACCTTGGTGATGATTCCTCATGATCGTATTGTTGATGAATCACGGGTTGTGGGtttgataattgataatttGGATCGATATCAtcatattgataatttaatttataattattttgaaagtattttaagTCGTTATATTGATGATCGGTTTCCCCGTTAAAGTCATTTT from Chrysoperla carnea chromosome 2, inChrCarn1.1, whole genome shotgun sequence includes these protein-coding regions:
- the LOC123292663 gene encoding uncharacterized protein LOC123292663, producing the protein MSTYILPNSDSDSPQYLSNPEELSPTDSQQTMDYPHSPAGQLMDLSNSGGGPNKLIYIPGKYESENYHHIQNDFNGETDHQYNDLKYFQNNYKLNYQYDDIDPNYQLSNPQPVIHQQYDHEESSPRYIKQEYVQMDTNEIVCNNNIQKTSQKPGGPGGRKRKNISFESDEDSSTSSCTTTTARGTKSRRKSPQTFEDLQTQRVIANVRERQRTQSLNEAFASLRKIIPTLPSDKLSKIQTLKLAARYIDFLYHILSSSNGVNEQNGGGTNETDILGNACSYMAHEKLSYAFTRWRMEGDWSSH